One genomic segment of Gopherus flavomarginatus isolate rGopFla2 chromosome 11, rGopFla2.mat.asm, whole genome shotgun sequence includes these proteins:
- the LOC127031326 gene encoding olfactory receptor 14A16-like: MSNQTTLTEFILLKFSDVRELQILHFVVFLVIYLAALMGNLLIITAIALNHNLQTPKYFFLVNLSILDLGSISVTIPKSVANSLLNTRVISYPGCVTQVFLFLLFTATDLALLTIMAYDRYVTICQPLHYERVMNRRACVQMAASAWITGIVYSALHTGNTFRLPFCQSNVINQFFCEIPQLLKLPCSESYLSEVGGIAVGVFLGLNCFVLIIVSYVQIFRTVLRIPSEQGQHKAFSTCLPHLTVVFLLIFTSIFAYLKPTSSSASGLDLVVGVLYSLVPPVMNPIIYSMRNKEIKASLKKLIMWRLFTNS; this comes from the coding sequence atgtccaaccaaaccaccCTGACTGAGTTTATTCTCCTGAAATTCTCTGACGttcgggagctgcagattttgcactttgtggtgttcctggtgatttacctggcagccctgatggggaatcttctcatcatcacagccaTCGCCCTCAACCACAATCTTCAAACCCCCAAGTATTTCTTCCTGGTGAATCTGTCCATCCTAGACcttggctccatctctgtcaccatccccaaatccgTGGCCAATTCTCTCCTGAACACCAGGGTGATTTCTTATCCTGGATGTGTTACACAagtctttctctttcttctcttcacTGCAACTGATCTTGCCTTACTCACTATCATGGCATACGACCGATATGTcaccatctgccaaccactgcactatgagagagtgatgaacaggagagcttgtgtccaaatggcagccagtgcctggattaCTGGTATTGTCTACTCTGCCCTGCACACTGGCAACACCTTCAGGTTACCATTCTGCCAGTCCAATGTCATcaaccagttcttctgtgaaatcccccagctaCTGAAGCTCCCCTGCTCTGAGTCGTACCTCAGTGAAGTTGGGGGTATTGCTGTAGGTGTGTTTTTAGGGTTAAACTGCTTTGTTTTGATAATTGTGtcttatgttcagatcttcagaaCTGTGCTGAGAATAccctctgagcagggccagcataaagccttctccacctgcctgcctcacctcactgtggtctTTTTGTTGATTTTCACTAGCATctttgcctacctgaaacccacctccagctcagcATCAGGTCTGGACCTTGTGGTGGGTGTTCTCTATTCCCTGGTGCCTCCAGTGATGAATccgatcatctacagcatgaggaacaaggagatcaaagctTCATTGAAGAAACTGATTATGTGGAGGTTATTCACTAATAGTTAA